The Phragmites australis chromosome 15, lpPhrAust1.1, whole genome shotgun sequence genome window below encodes:
- the LOC133892085 gene encoding uncharacterized protein LOC133892085 has protein sequence MDAGDHDTSIDHDFFLQGLTGDYGPFDTSAAGDDGPDGEPPVGSHPDPGDAAGVPSSGSTSAHTLASSGSKRSRAGTSEVWQDFERIYKEEDGVSVRYAKCYICKNELSAKPSGGTGHLKRHAISCKRKSGAAMKQTVLQYNPDGSVHHWEYDSANARKELCRFIARADLPLNIGSSSRSSDSSSRSSTGTGIPTSGGELTTFIDSDVISHEQENFNILQWWHEHKTNYLVLSLLARDLLTVPVSTVSSEAAFSLTGRIIEERRTNLSSEMVEILTIVKDWEQAEARMQHTAENTELEESFQNLYLDADENV, from the exons atggatgccggtgatcatgatacatccatagatcatgatttttttctccaaggactcacaggagactacggcccctttgatactagtgctgcaggtgatgatggacccgacggtgaacctccggttggttcacatccagatccaggtgatgcagcaggagtgccatcgtcaggctctacaagtgcgcacacattagcaagcagcgggtctaaaagatcaagagccggtacttccgaagtttggcaagactttgaaaggatctacaaagaggaagatggggtaagtgtcaggtatgctaagtgttatatttgtaaaaatgaattatctgcaaagccctcgggtggaacggggcacttgaagaggcacgccataagttgcaagcgaaagagtggagcagccatgaagcagacggtgttgcagtacaaccccgacggctctgttcatcattgggagtatgactctgccaatgctcgaaaagagctatgtcgcttcattgcaagagcggatctaccactcaatatcg gttcttcatcaagaagttcagactcttcgtcacgatcgtctacgggcaccggaattccaacatccggaggggagctaactaccttcatcgacagtgacgttatcagccacgaacaagaaaacttcaacatactgcaatggtggcatgagcacaagacgaattatctagtcctttcactgttagcgcgagatttgttaacggttcctgtatctacagtttcttctgaggctgccttcagtcttacaggaagaataatcgaagagagaagaacaaatttgtcaagtgagatggttgaaatactcaccatagtaaaggattgggaacaagctgaagcacgaatgcaacacactgcggaaaatactgagcttgaagaatcattccaaaatttgtatctagatgctgatgagaacgtgtaa
- the LOC133893655 gene encoding DNA-directed RNA polymerase III subunit rpc8-like, which produces MFVLSQIEHELPMPPHLLSRPLVDAIKAELERLFLDKVIANLGLCVSVYDIRSVEGGSIHPGDGCSTYKVSFRLLLFKPFNGEVLVGKISGYDDKGLQVSLDFFSDICIPGHLMQYGTVRGPDGRWMLKTEDGDELYLDLDDEIRFLVSSTKYPPIPVEQKEDDPPFAPMQIVGSIKGDGLGLLAWWAEDEEGKEVAEQ; this is translated from the exons ATGTTCGTCCTGAGTCAGATTGAGCACGAGCTGCCGATGCCGCCGCACCTGCTGAGCCGGCCCCTGGTGGACGCCATCAAGGCCGAGCTCGAGAGGCTCTTCCTGGACAAG GTCATCGCGAATCTCGGCCTGTGTGTGTCTGTCTACGATATCCGATCCGTTGAAGGCGGGTCCATCCATCCAGGAGATGGCTGCTCGACCTATAAA GTTTCCTTTCGTTTGTTGTTGTTCAAGCCCTTCAATGGGGAGGTTCTTGTTGGGAAGATCAGTGGATATGACGATAAGGGGTTGCAAG TTTCGCTTGATTTTTTCAGTGACATATGCATTCCTGGACACTTGATGCAGTATGGCACAGTGAG GGGACCAGATGGTCGGTGGATGCTGAAGACTGAAGATGGTGATGAGCTTTATCTAGATCTAGACGATGAG ATAAGATTCTTGGTATCTAGCACAAAATACCCGCCTATCCCAGTGGAGCAAAAGGAGGACGACCCGCCATTTGCTCCAATGCAGATTGTT GGAAGTATAAAAGGAGATGGTCTGGGTCTTCTTGCTTGGTGGGCAGAAGATGAAGAGGGGAAGGAGGTGGCAGAGCAATAG